One region of Niallia sp. Man26 genomic DNA includes:
- a CDS encoding alpha-glycosidase: MLKEAIFHRPINNFAYAYDKEKLHIRLRAKRNDLTKAYLIYGDPYEWSEDGWQNRTKPMHLEGTDELFDYWFVEIKPEFRRLRYGFELYSGNDLLIHGEGGFKNHYPKEISFYYCFPFLNETDVFHAPDWVQDTVWYQIFPERFANGNPELNPKEALAWGSEEPKPDSFFGGDFEGIIEHIDHLVDLGITGIYFTPIFQSFSNHKYDTIDYMEIDSQFGDKETFKRLVEICHQKGIKVILDAVFNHSGLFFAPFQDVLTNQEASVYKDWFHFREFPVKPLPVPNYDTFAFTHMMPKLNTENHEVKEYLLEVGRYWIREFDIDGWRLDVANEVDHQFWREFRKAVKEVKPDAYILGEVWHDSMPWLQGDQFDAVMNYPFTEAVLGYLAKDELHAEEFAEKITTVLTAYPKNVNQAAFNLLGSHDTPRILTVSNNSKEKLRLLFLFQLSFMGSPCIYYGDEIGLTGENDPGCRKCMVWEEAYQDRNLFEFVQKLIELRKNIAAFGSNGDFQILEANRQTNHIVYKKQTKTETLLITINNSNDSIAVSIPYDFTDKNPVDLWSGTQMEENSRINLDPYGFSIIMLK; encoded by the coding sequence ATGTTAAAAGAAGCGATTTTCCATAGACCTATAAATAATTTTGCTTATGCTTATGATAAAGAAAAACTGCATATACGTCTCCGTGCTAAAAGAAATGATTTAACGAAAGCCTATTTAATTTATGGTGACCCATATGAGTGGAGCGAGGATGGCTGGCAAAATCGGACAAAACCGATGCATCTGGAAGGAACAGACGAATTATTTGATTATTGGTTTGTGGAGATAAAGCCGGAATTCCGCCGTTTGCGGTATGGTTTTGAGTTATATTCAGGGAATGATTTACTCATTCATGGAGAAGGTGGCTTTAAAAACCATTATCCGAAGGAAATAAGCTTTTACTACTGTTTTCCATTTTTAAATGAGACAGATGTCTTTCATGCTCCAGATTGGGTGCAGGATACAGTCTGGTATCAAATTTTTCCTGAGAGATTTGCAAACGGAAATCCTGAATTAAATCCAAAAGAGGCACTAGCTTGGGGAAGTGAAGAGCCAAAGCCAGACAGCTTCTTTGGCGGAGATTTTGAAGGAATTATCGAACACATAGACCATTTAGTTGACCTAGGGATAACGGGAATTTACTTCACACCTATCTTCCAATCCTTCTCCAATCATAAATATGACACAATTGACTATATGGAGATTGATTCCCAATTTGGTGATAAAGAAACGTTTAAAAGATTAGTAGAAATCTGTCATCAAAAAGGCATTAAAGTGATACTGGATGCTGTTTTTAATCATAGCGGCCTCTTTTTTGCTCCGTTCCAGGACGTTTTAACAAATCAAGAAGCATCTGTTTACAAAGACTGGTTTCACTTTAGAGAATTTCCTGTAAAACCATTGCCAGTTCCTAATTATGATACATTTGCCTTTACGCATATGATGCCTAAACTGAATACAGAAAACCACGAAGTAAAAGAATATTTGCTGGAAGTGGGCCGCTATTGGATAAGAGAATTTGATATTGACGGCTGGCGTCTTGATGTGGCAAATGAAGTGGACCACCAATTTTGGCGTGAGTTTAGAAAAGCAGTGAAAGAAGTAAAACCAGATGCATATATCCTCGGTGAAGTTTGGCATGATTCCATGCCTTGGCTTCAAGGAGACCAATTTGACGCAGTAATGAATTATCCTTTTACAGAAGCAGTGTTAGGCTACTTAGCAAAGGATGAGCTCCATGCAGAGGAATTTGCAGAAAAAATTACAACTGTTCTTACAGCCTACCCCAAAAATGTTAACCAAGCTGCATTTAATTTGCTAGGCAGTCATGACACACCAAGAATATTAACAGTCAGCAATAACAGCAAAGAAAAGTTAAGATTATTGTTCTTATTTCAGCTGTCCTTTATGGGAAGTCCTTGTATTTATTATGGAGATGAAATTGGTCTGACTGGAGAAAATGACCCTGGCTGCCGCAAGTGCATGGTGTGGGAAGAAGCATACCAGGATCGTAATCTGTTTGAATTTGTTCAAAAACTGATAGAGCTTCGAAAAAACATAGCTGCTTTTGGCAGCAATGGCGACTTTCAGATACTTGAAGCAAACCGGCAGACAAACCACATCGTCTACAAAAAACAAACCAAGACAGAAACGCTTCTTATAACTATCAACAACTCTAATGACTCGATTGCAGTGTCTATTCCATATGATTTTACGGACAAAAATCCTGTAGATCTATGGAGTGGCACGCAAATGGAAGAGAATTCGAGGATTAATTTAGATCCATATGGGTTTTCTATAATCATGCTGAAATAA
- a CDS encoding sugar ABC transporter permease produces MIGISLREKISKFFTYTILVITAIFVLYPVIWIITGSLNPGDSLFSTSLIPDSLSLKHYVYLFNETDYLNWYKNTLKIAFWNMILSTFLVVTAAYAFSRFRFPGRKQGLMTMLVLQMFPGFMGMIAIYMLLLQLNLLDNHWGLILVYAGGSIPFNAWLVKGYFDGMPRSLEEAAKIDGASNVKIFYKIMMPLSKPILVFVAVTNFIGPWMDFIFARLVLRSSEKKTLAIGLFEMVTGRGNSEFTTFAAGAVLVAVPITILFFIFQDQLTDGLKAGANKG; encoded by the coding sequence ATGATAGGGATATCTTTAAGAGAGAAAATAAGCAAATTTTTCACTTATACTATTTTAGTCATTACAGCCATTTTCGTCTTGTATCCTGTTATTTGGATTATAACTGGATCTTTAAATCCCGGGGATTCACTATTTTCTACAAGTCTCATTCCAGATTCCTTATCATTAAAACACTATGTTTATTTATTCAATGAAACAGATTATTTAAATTGGTATAAAAATACGCTGAAAATTGCTTTTTGGAATATGATTTTATCTACCTTCTTAGTAGTAACAGCAGCATACGCCTTTTCCAGATTCCGCTTTCCAGGCAGAAAGCAGGGGCTGATGACCATGCTTGTCTTGCAGATGTTTCCAGGATTTATGGGAATGATTGCAATCTATATGCTGTTATTGCAGCTTAATCTATTAGACAATCATTGGGGATTGATTTTAGTTTATGCAGGTGGTTCAATTCCATTTAATGCATGGCTCGTAAAGGGTTATTTTGATGGCATGCCGAGAAGCCTGGAGGAAGCAGCAAAGATAGATGGTGCCAGCAATGTGAAAATTTTCTACAAGATTATGATGCCGCTTTCCAAACCAATCTTAGTTTTTGTGGCGGTAACTAACTTCATCGGACCATGGATGGATTTTATTTTTGCCAGATTAGTATTGCGCTCAAGCGAGAAAAAAACATTGGCTATCGGACTTTTTGAAATGGTGACTGGGCGCGGGAACAGTGAATTTACTACATTTGCAGCTGGAGCAGTTCTAGTGGCAGTGCCAATTACTATTCTGTTCTTTATCTTCCAGGATCAGCTGACAGACGGCCTAAAGGCAGGAGCTAATAAAGGTTGA
- a CDS encoding fructose PTS transporter subunit IIA translates to MAEIFNENNIFIVEDNLEDKEQLFKLIANDAYNLGYVKSNEECFRGLLTRESQQTTGFQDGFAIPHCKDQTVQNPRLLIYKTSPIPWNSLDGQAIVFSFVLLIPEDSAKEHLRYLAKISKSLIDESFRQRLKTADKITIHQLVCRNLEV, encoded by the coding sequence ATGGCTGAGATTTTTAATGAGAATAATATTTTTATAGTTGAAGACAATTTGGAAGATAAGGAACAGTTATTTAAACTTATTGCAAATGATGCATATAATTTGGGATATGTAAAATCAAATGAGGAATGCTTTAGGGGTCTTTTAACACGTGAAAGTCAACAGACTACAGGATTTCAAGATGGATTTGCTATACCTCATTGTAAAGATCAAACTGTACAAAATCCAAGATTATTAATATACAAAACCTCACCTATTCCGTGGAACAGTCTTGATGGACAGGCAATCGTGTTTTCTTTTGTTCTGTTGATACCTGAAGATTCTGCTAAAGAGCATTTGCGATATTTAGCTAAAATTTCAAAGTCATTAATAGATGAATCATTTCGGCAAAGATTGAAAACAGCTGATAAAATAACCATTCATCAATTAGTTTGCAGGAACTTGGAGGTGTAA
- a CDS encoding fructose-specific PTS transporter subunit EIIC yields the protein MAVKFFVAVTGCAAGIAHTYMAQGALEKAAEELGITAKVETQGTIGTENELTEREIEQADVVIIAADIHVDKSRFVGKKILEVDTNQVLKDAKSLIETASEKAVLFSGKGMKVGKNMEVGSSSNKVVKFLMSGLTDMIPIAIAAGLLLAFANTFAFQPDPNNADLVVWGFSDDAKGMFFSKLFDLGKIGFTLMIPIFAAGVARAIGDKPAVAPAFIAGYMINDAGFLGTETGAGFLGAIIVGFGVGYLVRLLKSIPWPNMLKPVVPILIIPLISAFISFIVIYYLIGQPVALGMNSLYTFINDITKNYAAAPIIYGAILGGMMGVDLGGPINKTAILVSQAIFVDTMAQFGPDGVNAIPQAAACSAIAVAPLGAAFATWLFKKYFTTDERALGSSAFVMGIVGITEGAIPFAAAHPSLIIANTISSAISGAFIAAVGIQFYGGIGSPLGAFIGYTTGPTLAWLWWILIILFSALINAVLYRMTLRKRVIVNG from the coding sequence ATGGCAGTTAAGTTTTTTGTTGCAGTGACTGGTTGTGCAGCAGGGATAGCACATACGTATATGGCGCAAGGGGCGCTGGAAAAAGCAGCAGAAGAATTAGGAATAACAGCAAAGGTTGAAACTCAAGGAACAATTGGTACAGAGAACGAATTAACAGAGCGAGAAATTGAGCAGGCTGATGTAGTTATTATTGCAGCAGATATCCATGTTGATAAAAGCCGTTTTGTAGGGAAAAAAATACTTGAAGTAGATACAAATCAGGTATTAAAAGATGCAAAGAGTTTGATTGAAACTGCTTCAGAAAAAGCTGTGCTATTCAGTGGAAAAGGAATGAAAGTCGGAAAGAACATGGAAGTGGGTTCATCATCAAACAAAGTGGTCAAGTTCCTAATGTCAGGCTTAACGGACATGATTCCTATTGCAATAGCGGCAGGGTTACTGCTAGCTTTTGCCAATACATTTGCTTTTCAACCAGATCCAAATAATGCTGATCTAGTTGTCTGGGGATTCTCCGATGATGCGAAGGGAATGTTTTTCTCAAAGCTATTCGATTTAGGGAAAATAGGCTTTACTTTAATGATTCCAATATTTGCGGCAGGAGTTGCTAGAGCAATTGGAGACAAGCCAGCTGTTGCTCCTGCTTTTATTGCAGGATATATGATTAATGATGCAGGGTTCTTAGGAACAGAGACAGGGGCCGGCTTTTTGGGAGCGATTATTGTTGGCTTTGGCGTTGGCTACCTTGTCCGTTTGCTGAAGAGTATCCCTTGGCCAAATATGCTTAAACCTGTTGTGCCTATTTTGATTATCCCACTCATCTCAGCTTTTATTTCGTTTATTGTCATCTACTACTTAATCGGACAGCCAGTAGCTTTAGGTATGAATTCTCTCTATACCTTTATTAATGATATTACAAAAAATTACGCTGCTGCTCCTATCATATACGGAGCAATATTAGGCGGCATGATGGGAGTGGATTTAGGAGGTCCAATCAATAAAACAGCAATATTAGTTTCCCAAGCGATTTTTGTTGATACGATGGCGCAATTTGGGCCAGATGGGGTTAATGCCATTCCGCAAGCAGCGGCATGCTCTGCGATTGCAGTAGCGCCACTAGGAGCAGCGTTTGCTACATGGCTGTTTAAAAAATATTTTACGACAGATGAACGCGCACTGGGATCTTCAGCGTTTGTTATGGGGATTGTGGGCATTACTGAGGGAGCAATACCTTTTGCAGCAGCACATCCTAGTCTAATCATAGCTAATACAATATCATCAGCAATTTCAGGGGCATTTATTGCTGCTGTTGGAATACAATTTTACGGCGGAATTGGTTCACCGCTAGGAGCCTTTATAGGGTATACAACAGGTCCAACCCTTGCCTGGCTATGGTGGATTTTGATTATTTTATTTTCTGCATTAATTAATGCGGTACTGTACAGAATGACATTAAGAAAGCGGGTAATTGTAAATGGCTGA
- a CDS encoding glycoside hydrolase family 38 C-terminal domain-containing protein — protein MSKVHIVNHTHWDREWYFTTADALVLSESCFTQVLDELNNNKDAMFCLDGQTSILDDYVRLKPERAKQIESFIKQGRLAIGPWYTQTDAFFVNAESIIRNLTIGIRDSLKYGGYMNVGYLPDTFGFNAQMPTILKNCGIDNIVFWRGINFKKHAIGPYFNWQGLGGQEIIAVNLVDGYGAAAHLQDTDEYIAKRLVPVTNKLKQLTDSDEIIMASGGDQLDIIQDLPQKLTTINKQTKDCYEVSTYAHFLEYLRQQKNLKLYIGELREPCESRVHKSIGSVRYDIKLNSFLLEQKLLYRVEPMMAIARAKGIHIGEKLLSVAWKKLLEGHAHDSMGGCISDDVATDVLHRMKEANEIADGIENMMKKRLSEQMQLTEQELLIVNTTPFPFSGLRIIEFMSPSKNIKLVDCEDAVILEAIYYEGRSNILLETPKGPRYIQEEPYYMLRVLAPIEIPSMGYRVIKYENSNHSLLELESSSDTSIANKYCKIFFEEDQLKLTTHFGKTIDSFIEFEDCANDGDTYDFSPLKGDIPKLLSLELKKVRKSSLMEMMTLEGTFHLPLNLKERLKENGRTGTLSIKLQISLLKDVDRVECVCIVDNQVYTHRLRAKINTNIKAKETISSVPFGFINRPVLNGDPVDWENEYVEIPTDIEPYDASVAVESNEYHFTVFSKGMKEYQFIEDCFYLTLFASTSQLGKPDLLYRPGRASGDTTKKGHVMIPTPKAELIGTHQFNFAFRIAEDKYDEDSTAKCWEDYTVEHISYQSQTLNKFIHRLDNKLQPREQGQQLSYVFSLLEVPKDNHFSSLSPSLYEDNAFLLRLKNPTDKFKRLTDYKFPSFTKIAKVNCIEEILEEDEYIIPPYDMLTLKLWL, from the coding sequence ATGAGTAAAGTTCATATCGTTAACCATACTCATTGGGATCGGGAATGGTATTTTACAACAGCAGATGCTTTAGTGTTAAGTGAGAGTTGTTTTACACAAGTTCTAGATGAGCTAAACAATAATAAGGATGCAATGTTCTGTTTGGATGGGCAAACGTCTATTTTAGATGATTATGTAAGATTAAAGCCTGAGCGTGCCAAACAAATTGAATCCTTTATAAAGCAGGGACGATTAGCTATTGGCCCATGGTATACGCAGACAGATGCTTTTTTTGTAAATGCAGAGTCTATTATCCGAAATCTTACTATTGGTATTAGAGACAGTCTGAAGTATGGGGGATACATGAACGTAGGCTATTTGCCAGATACATTTGGATTTAACGCACAAATGCCTACTATTTTAAAGAATTGTGGCATCGACAACATTGTTTTTTGGAGAGGTATTAATTTTAAAAAACATGCTATTGGACCCTATTTTAATTGGCAGGGTCTTGGAGGCCAAGAAATAATTGCTGTTAATTTAGTAGACGGGTATGGTGCAGCGGCACATCTTCAGGATACAGATGAGTATATTGCAAAGAGACTAGTTCCAGTTACAAATAAACTAAAGCAATTAACGGACAGTGATGAGATTATAATGGCGTCAGGCGGAGACCAACTGGATATTATTCAAGATTTGCCTCAGAAATTAACAACTATAAATAAACAAACGAAAGACTGCTATGAAGTAAGCACATATGCACATTTTCTTGAATACCTCAGGCAACAAAAAAATCTGAAACTATACATCGGTGAACTTAGAGAACCTTGCGAATCCCGTGTGCATAAGTCGATAGGTTCAGTAAGATATGATATTAAGCTTAATAGCTTTTTGCTGGAGCAAAAGCTTCTGTACCGTGTTGAACCCATGATGGCTATTGCTAGGGCAAAGGGAATTCATATTGGAGAAAAATTACTTTCAGTAGCTTGGAAAAAGTTACTTGAGGGCCATGCGCATGACAGTATGGGAGGATGCATATCAGATGATGTAGCAACTGATGTACTTCATCGCATGAAAGAAGCAAACGAAATTGCTGACGGCATCGAAAATATGATGAAGAAGCGGTTATCTGAACAGATGCAGTTAACCGAACAAGAGTTATTGATTGTTAATACAACACCTTTTCCATTTAGTGGTTTAAGAATCATAGAATTTATGAGTCCTTCAAAAAATATTAAACTAGTGGACTGTGAGGATGCTGTTATACTAGAGGCAATCTATTATGAAGGTAGGAGTAACATCCTCTTAGAAACACCGAAAGGACCAAGGTATATACAGGAAGAACCTTACTACATGCTGAGGGTGCTAGCTCCTATTGAGATACCAAGTATGGGCTATCGTGTCATTAAATACGAAAACTCTAATCATTCACTATTAGAGTTGGAATCATCTAGTGATACGTCTATTGCTAATAAATATTGCAAAATTTTCTTCGAAGAGGACCAACTCAAGCTAACTACTCATTTTGGTAAAACTATCGACAGCTTTATAGAGTTTGAAGACTGTGCAAATGATGGAGATACTTATGACTTCTCTCCGTTGAAAGGCGATATACCAAAACTACTTTCATTAGAACTTAAAAAAGTTAGGAAATCTTCACTTATGGAAATGATGACATTAGAAGGTACTTTTCATTTACCTCTAAATTTAAAAGAGAGACTCAAAGAAAATGGTAGAACAGGTACGCTTTCTATTAAGTTGCAAATTAGCTTGCTGAAAGACGTAGATCGGGTTGAGTGCGTATGTATAGTAGACAATCAAGTATATACCCATCGGTTGCGTGCAAAAATTAACACAAATATAAAGGCAAAAGAAACAATCTCATCGGTGCCCTTCGGTTTCATTAATCGTCCAGTTTTAAACGGTGATCCAGTAGACTGGGAAAATGAATATGTGGAAATCCCAACAGATATAGAACCTTACGATGCTTCTGTAGCAGTGGAGAGCAACGAATATCATTTCACTGTGTTCAGCAAGGGGATGAAGGAATATCAATTTATTGAAGATTGTTTTTACCTGACATTATTTGCATCGACAAGTCAGCTAGGGAAACCGGACCTGCTTTATAGACCTGGACGTGCTTCTGGAGATACAACAAAAAAAGGGCATGTAATGATTCCAACCCCAAAAGCAGAACTGATTGGAACACACCAATTTAACTTTGCTTTTCGAATTGCAGAAGATAAGTATGATGAGGATTCTACTGCAAAGTGTTGGGAGGACTACACTGTAGAGCATATAAGCTATCAATCTCAAACACTAAATAAGTTTATTCATCGTCTCGATAATAAGCTTCAGCCTCGTGAACAAGGACAACAGCTATCCTATGTTTTTTCATTATTGGAAGTACCTAAAGACAATCATTTCAGCAGTTTGTCCCCGTCTCTGTATGAAGATAATGCATTTTTATTACGGTTGAAAAACCCAACAGATAAATTTAAACGTCTAACCGACTATAAATTTCCAAGTTTTACAAAGATAGCTAAAGTAAATTGTATTGAAGAAATACTAGAAGAGGATGAGTATATTATTCCTCCATATGATATGTTGACTCTTAAACTTTGGCTGTAA
- a CDS encoding sugar ABC transporter permease, with translation MLAAGLSVLFMGLGQLYNKQYLKGLTFLLLELYLLIFWTVPFQWAMWGLTTLGETVQTRQGFEIIQGDHSIFLMIEGILFLISFLLFLWFYYLNIRDAYKVAAKAEKGIKPNNAKQMLKNIWDNGFPYILLTPSILFTAFLTILPLLFGVLIAFTNYSAPNHLPPKALVDWVGFDTFVQLFKMKTWSATFYGVFSWTVIWAVLATITTYFLGLVFAVLISQKGIKLKKFWRSIFILPWAIPQFVSILIFRNIFNGEFGPINKYLMDWGITDQAIHWLSDPILAKLTLVIVNMWFGFPFWMVLMSGVMTSVDKEIYEAAEVDGASSVQKFWKITMPLIMFSTAPLAIMSFANNFNNFNIIYLMTQGGPVNTDYSYAGSTDILISWIYKLTLDNSQFAVASVVSILIFIIIAIFSIYNFRKTRAFKEEDMMS, from the coding sequence ATGCTTGCAGCAGGTTTATCTGTTCTTTTTATGGGCCTCGGACAGCTCTATAATAAACAATACTTAAAGGGATTAACTTTTCTGTTGCTAGAATTGTATCTTCTTATTTTTTGGACAGTGCCCTTCCAATGGGCGATGTGGGGTCTCACAACTTTAGGAGAAACTGTTCAGACCAGACAAGGGTTTGAAATTATTCAAGGAGACCATTCCATCTTTTTAATGATTGAAGGGATATTGTTTCTGATTTCATTCTTGCTGTTCCTGTGGTTTTATTATTTAAATATTCGCGATGCCTACAAGGTTGCTGCTAAAGCAGAAAAAGGCATCAAGCCTAATAATGCGAAACAAATGCTCAAAAACATTTGGGATAATGGGTTTCCTTATATTCTTTTGACTCCCTCTATCCTCTTTACCGCCTTCTTGACCATTTTGCCTTTGCTGTTCGGAGTATTGATTGCTTTTACAAACTACTCAGCACCAAACCATTTGCCGCCGAAGGCTTTAGTGGACTGGGTAGGTTTTGACACGTTTGTTCAACTTTTCAAAATGAAAACATGGAGCGCTACATTTTATGGTGTGTTTTCTTGGACAGTTATCTGGGCTGTTCTAGCGACGATTACAACTTATTTTCTGGGACTTGTTTTTGCTGTTTTGATATCCCAAAAAGGAATAAAACTGAAAAAGTTTTGGAGAAGTATATTTATCTTGCCATGGGCAATTCCACAGTTTGTATCCATTTTAATCTTCCGCAATATTTTTAATGGAGAGTTTGGACCAATTAATAAGTACTTAATGGACTGGGGAATTACAGACCAGGCAATTCATTGGCTTTCAGATCCAATTTTAGCAAAGCTTACACTGGTTATTGTAAACATGTGGTTTGGCTTTCCGTTTTGGATGGTGCTGATGAGCGGTGTTATGACAAGTGTGGATAAGGAAATTTATGAAGCTGCAGAGGTGGATGGTGCTTCTTCTGTACAAAAGTTTTGGAAAATTACAATGCCGCTTATCATGTTCTCAACAGCTCCACTGGCAATCATGTCGTTTGCGAACAATTTTAATAACTTCAACATTATTTACTTAATGACACAGGGTGGACCAGTTAATACTGATTACTCATATGCAGGTTCCACAGATATCTTAATCAGCTGGATTTATAAACTGACATTAGATAATAGCCAGTTTGCTGTTGCATCTGTTGTGTCTATCCTGATTTTCATTATTATCGCGATATTCTCCATCTATAATTTCAGGAAAACACGAGCATTTAAAGAGGAGGATATGATGTCATGA
- a CDS encoding MurR/RpiR family transcriptional regulator, whose protein sequence is MNIVINRINEHLRRLSPAHKSLANYILDNPDQVESMTARDLAKRTHNVPSTVISFSKKIGFKGFNELKFQYLNDEQNNHSINEEIIYSFKKAEQVTKNQAFIDAVQLLISARKIFIMAFQMSQIPAKDFYFRMRKIEPAKMIFFDSYADQFRMASLMEDKDVILIVSNSGESDEILDIERELSKKNCRQILVTNGVNSSLAKYATIELSIGYLEENPILFKEAPTTARYALIYLLEKLYLNILHANYDESFQRIKETSQFFKY, encoded by the coding sequence ATGAATATAGTAATTAATAGAATTAATGAACATTTAAGAAGACTATCACCAGCACATAAATCACTTGCTAACTATATACTGGATAATCCAGATCAGGTTGAAAGCATGACAGCAAGAGATTTAGCTAAAAGGACACATAATGTTCCAAGTACAGTAATTTCTTTTTCTAAAAAAATTGGTTTTAAAGGATTTAACGAATTAAAATTTCAATATTTAAATGATGAGCAAAATAATCATTCTATCAATGAAGAAATCATTTATTCTTTTAAGAAAGCGGAGCAAGTGACAAAGAATCAAGCTTTTATAGATGCTGTTCAGCTGTTAATTTCTGCACGTAAGATATTTATTATGGCGTTTCAGATGTCCCAAATACCAGCAAAAGACTTTTATTTTAGAATGAGAAAGATAGAGCCAGCAAAAATGATTTTCTTTGATTCGTATGCAGATCAATTCCGAATGGCGTCTCTCATGGAGGACAAGGATGTTATTCTAATTGTATCTAACAGTGGTGAATCTGATGAAATACTTGATATTGAAAGAGAGTTAAGTAAAAAAAACTGTAGGCAAATATTAGTGACGAATGGAGTTAATAGTTCTCTAGCTAAATATGCAACTATTGAATTAAGCATTGGTTATTTAGAGGAAAATCCAATTCTGTTTAAGGAAGCTCCTACAACAGCTAGATATGCTTTAATTTATCTGTTAGAGAAACTATATTTAAACATTCTTCATGCTAATTATGATGAATCATTTCAGCGAATAAAAGAAACGAGTCAGTTCTTTAAATATTGA
- a CDS encoding LacI family DNA-binding transcriptional regulator has product MEKPTIKDIARMANVSIGTVSNVINGKGRYSVETKKKIDKIIKELNFMPNVAARSLKDKLNPLIALVVPFADKGEVFVNPFFTQLISGVESGARDRNFHVIVAAVKDEPQLSVLLEKQINGLIVFGANENQVILEEIKKLRLPTVFMDSYLSDPELYQLVIDDELGGYLATKYLISLGHKSINVIAGNLDPIGNPAEKTKMNTVGHLRLFGHIKALEEAGIEFEPSLVFPHEFSVEGGYTAAQQIIKQKGNSTAVFAFSDMTAMGVIKGFYDLGVSVPNDFSVVGFDDLYFSEYLTPGLTTVRQDIYGRGHSAVKLLIDQIEEKTMEHNRKIISPVSLKIRQSTASFNS; this is encoded by the coding sequence ATGGAGAAACCAACAATTAAAGATATAGCAAGAATGGCTAATGTTTCAATAGGCACTGTTTCCAATGTAATAAACGGAAAAGGAAGATACTCTGTTGAAACAAAGAAGAAAATTGACAAAATCATTAAAGAACTAAACTTTATGCCAAATGTGGCAGCAAGAAGCTTAAAGGATAAATTAAACCCATTAATTGCACTGGTTGTGCCATTTGCCGATAAAGGAGAAGTCTTTGTTAATCCATTTTTTACACAGCTCATTTCTGGTGTTGAAAGCGGAGCAAGAGACAGGAATTTTCATGTGATTGTTGCTGCGGTCAAAGATGAACCTCAATTATCTGTTTTGCTGGAGAAGCAAATAAATGGTTTGATTGTTTTTGGTGCAAATGAAAACCAAGTAATACTGGAAGAGATAAAAAAGCTGAGACTGCCGACGGTTTTTATGGACAGCTATCTTTCTGATCCTGAGCTTTATCAGTTAGTGATAGATGACGAATTGGGAGGATACTTAGCAACGAAATATTTAATCAGCTTAGGGCACAAGTCAATCAATGTTATTGCTGGCAATCTTGATCCTATCGGCAATCCGGCAGAAAAGACAAAAATGAATACAGTCGGCCATTTGCGGCTTTTTGGTCATATAAAGGCATTAGAAGAAGCAGGAATTGAGTTTGAACCAAGCTTAGTTTTTCCACATGAATTTTCAGTAGAGGGCGGTTATACAGCCGCACAGCAAATTATAAAACAAAAGGGGAATTCGACTGCTGTATTTGCTTTTTCAGATATGACAGCCATGGGAGTTATTAAAGGCTTTTATGATCTCGGTGTCTCTGTGCCAAATGATTTCTCTGTAGTAGGATTTGATGATTTGTACTTCTCGGAATATTTAACACCAGGATTGACAACTGTTAGACAGGATATTTATGGAAGAGGTCATTCTGCTGTAAAACTTCTCATCGATCAAATAGAGGAAAAGACTATGGAACACAATCGCAAAATAATTTCTCCAGTCAGTCTAAAGATTAGGCAAAGCACGGCTTCGTTCAATAGCTAA